A genome region from Gardnerella vaginalis includes the following:
- a CDS encoding PP2C family protein-serine/threonine phosphatase: MTQLNSDIDSRNSDIINNSLNNKNTNRDEENNFNKASFIDKALFMYSTAVSDVGTVRSNNQDSAFAGERLASICDGMGGHAGGDTASTIAIRSLAHIEQDSRPNDVKAVSSMMETSIMAAHDAIVGKAKRERRLAGMGTTVTAVSLVNGYWVLAHLGDSRAYLLRDNHLIRMTCDHSYVQHLIDTGHITPEEARNHPQRNVVMRVLGDFDIDPRPDMAIRLAHPSDRWLLCSDGVCGVLEDSTIQEVMSSVSNQEECAQKLVSMALKAGSTDNATAVIADATLALDADAFDLPHQTPLIGGAASKDLESIADIVNKAVSSTPVLREGKNSPAQRAAALIQDGEKSSEKDVEKVETTRLVQPSHLRNEEELRSTDTNEIPIVKKKNGRISTDPRDPDVARAVKREQAEAHKANKIRKRWMRIGVAFAILVVCAIVASGAYLVYSWTQKQYYIGKGNDRVVIYQGVPTNIFGLELSHQIEETDIRVKNLDKSWQDQLDEGISFSSLKEARGHAKLIRREMRAREIEKRTNKQKSAKSSLDDKDGNNSGVVNSDSDSGGKTS, encoded by the coding sequence ATGACACAATTAAATTCAGACATTGATAGTAGAAATTCCGATATTATAAATAATTCTTTAAATAATAAAAACACTAATCGAGATGAAGAAAATAATTTTAATAAAGCTTCATTTATTGATAAAGCGTTGTTTATGTATTCTACGGCTGTTAGTGATGTTGGTACAGTTCGTAGTAATAATCAAGATTCAGCGTTCGCAGGAGAGCGTTTAGCATCTATATGTGACGGTATGGGTGGTCATGCTGGTGGAGATACAGCGTCTACTATTGCAATAAGATCTTTAGCTCATATTGAGCAGGATTCAAGACCAAATGATGTAAAAGCTGTTTCTTCTATGATGGAAACATCAATTATGGCAGCTCACGACGCGATTGTTGGAAAAGCAAAGCGTGAAAGACGACTTGCTGGCATGGGAACGACAGTAACAGCTGTTTCTTTAGTAAACGGATACTGGGTTCTTGCACATTTAGGTGATTCTAGAGCATACTTGTTGCGAGATAATCATCTTATAAGAATGACTTGTGACCATAGTTATGTTCAACATTTAATTGATACTGGTCATATTACTCCAGAAGAAGCAAGAAATCATCCACAGCGCAATGTTGTTATGCGAGTATTAGGTGATTTTGATATTGATCCACGCCCAGATATGGCAATTCGATTAGCTCATCCTTCAGATCGCTGGTTGCTTTGTTCAGATGGAGTATGTGGAGTATTAGAAGATTCCACTATTCAAGAAGTTATGAGCAGCGTATCTAATCAAGAAGAATGTGCTCAAAAACTTGTTTCAATGGCTCTTAAAGCTGGAAGTACCGATAATGCCACAGCTGTTATTGCGGATGCGACTTTGGCACTAGACGCAGATGCGTTTGATTTGCCTCACCAAACACCATTGATTGGCGGTGCTGCAAGTAAGGATTTAGAATCGATAGCAGATATTGTTAATAAGGCAGTATCTTCCACACCAGTGTTGCGAGAAGGTAAAAATTCGCCTGCTCAAAGAGCCGCTGCTCTTATACAAGATGGTGAAAAGTCGAGTGAAAAAGATGTTGAAAAAGTTGAGACAACTCGTTTAGTTCAGCCTTCTCACTTAAGAAATGAAGAAGAACTTAGGTCTACAGATACAAATGAGATTCCTATTGTAAAAAAGAAGAATGGAAGAATCTCAACTGATCCTAGAGACCCAGATGTTGCTAGAGCTGTAAAAAGAGAACAAGCTGAAGCACACAAAGCAAATAAGATTAGAAAAAGATGGATGAGAATAGGAGTTGCTTTCGCAATACTTGTAGTATGCGCTATTGTTGCTTCTGGAGCATATCTTGTATATTCGTGGACTCAAAAGCAGTATTACATTGGTAAAGGTAACGATAGAGTAGTTATTTACCAGGGTGTTCCTACAAATATTTTTGGTTTAGAACTTTCGCATCAGATCGAAGAAACAGATATAAGAGTAAAAAACCTAGATAAATCTTGGCAAGATCAGCTCGATGAAGGAATAAGTTTTAGCAGTCTTAAAGAAGCTAGAGGACACGCAAAATTAATAAGACGTGAAATGCGTGCCAGAGAGATTGAAAAACGCACTAATAAACAAAAAAGTGCTAAATCTAGTTTAGACGATAAAGATGGCAATAATAGTGGAGTTGTAAATTCAGACTCTGATTCAGGGGGTAAAACCTCATGA
- a CDS encoding FHA domain-containing protein FhaB/FipA, translated as MILTELTFAILKYSFLVLLWVFVWFAVRSLRRDIEIFSPKKSRSFKNKYRRKPSNSSSENNQNNIVSRNEESNKLSENPTLLVIIDGPLAGSSFPLEPSGVTLGRSANNTVVLNDEFVSSHHARVYFNQSVKSWVLEDLGSTNGTMIGHNRVNEPVVLQPRTSVRIGATMFELR; from the coding sequence ATGATATTAACCGAGTTAACTTTTGCTATACTTAAGTACAGTTTCTTAGTACTTTTGTGGGTATTCGTGTGGTTTGCTGTTCGTTCTCTTCGTAGAGATATTGAGATTTTTAGTCCTAAAAAGTCTCGTTCTTTTAAGAATAAGTATCGTCGTAAGCCAAGTAATTCAAGTAGTGAAAATAATCAAAATAATATAGTTTCTAGGAATGAAGAATCTAATAAACTTTCAGAAAATCCTACTTTACTTGTTATTATTGATGGTCCTTTGGCTGGTTCATCCTTCCCTCTTGAACCATCTGGTGTAACTCTTGGAAGATCGGCAAACAATACTGTAGTTTTAAATGACGAATTTGTATCGTCTCATCATGCTCGCGTTTATTTTAACCAATCTGTAAAATCTTGGGTACTCGAAGATTTGGGCAGTACTAATGGAACTATGATTGGCCATAATAGAGTTAATGAGCCAGTCGTTTTGCAACCACGCACTTCTGTGCGAATTGGCGCAACAATGTTTGAATTGAGGTGA
- a CDS encoding FhaA domain-containing protein, protein MSMLDRLEKSVEGAMNGVFAKFGSKDLQPVDLSSALEREIDNQSMPIDRDRTVAPNEYHFKLSTPDFDQLGSEALANELADNLTQYAKSQHYAFVGPVAVIFEEDTDLAKGNFNLISDSVPGNAVPVTTQEQSENHPMLEINGNRYLLTKDRTILGRGSGCDIVIDDPGISRRHLGIDITPDGVIARDLGSTNGTYVEGHQTPAATLLDGNTITIGRTRIFYWASSQDQE, encoded by the coding sequence ATGAGCATGCTTGACCGACTTGAGAAGAGCGTTGAAGGTGCAATGAACGGGGTCTTCGCAAAATTCGGCTCTAAAGACTTGCAGCCTGTTGATCTTTCCAGTGCATTAGAGCGAGAGATTGATAATCAATCTATGCCAATTGATCGCGATCGTACAGTTGCTCCGAATGAATATCACTTTAAACTGAGTACGCCAGATTTTGATCAGCTTGGTAGTGAAGCGTTAGCTAACGAGCTTGCAGATAATCTTACACAATATGCAAAAAGCCAGCATTATGCATTTGTTGGACCTGTTGCAGTTATTTTTGAAGAAGACACAGATCTTGCTAAAGGTAATTTCAATTTGATTTCTGACTCTGTTCCAGGAAATGCTGTTCCTGTAACAACTCAAGAGCAGTCAGAAAATCATCCAATGCTTGAAATTAATGGAAATAGATATTTGTTAACAAAAGATCGCACGATATTAGGCAGAGGATCTGGCTGCGATATTGTTATTGACGATCCTGGTATTTCTCGTCGTCATCTTGGAATAGATATTACGCCTGATGGTGTTATTGCTAGAGATCTTGGTTCTACTAATGGAACTTATGTTGAAGGACATCAAACTCCAGCAGCAACACTTTTAGATGGAAATACTATAACTATCGGACGTACTCGTATTTTCTATTGGGCTTCATCGCAGGATCAGGAGTAA
- a CDS encoding phosphatase PAP2 family protein, translated as MNQKNQFYDFWQKIVNNKKSSIVLLLAILIPCIGKGLLVMSEERSLETGIVAFFHNYSPSFIMSISKILAIIFSTKCCIVILLVLSIISYFIKRNWRITLTQLVISLLPMVYIFAIKFIVHRPRPFIGVKVKLPPDPSFPSGHTAAAVAICAMILMILYVSNKSLLKLGLIISIVVVVIVALSRLVVAAHFPTDVITSAIMYPILVMYNLDFFKNSSFINRKILKR; from the coding sequence ATGAATCAAAAAAATCAATTTTATGACTTTTGGCAAAAAATAGTAAACAATAAGAAGTCTTCTATTGTTTTACTTCTTGCCATTCTAATCCCTTGCATTGGTAAAGGGCTGCTTGTTATGAGTGAGGAAAGATCTTTAGAAACAGGCATCGTTGCATTTTTCCATAATTATTCCCCATCTTTCATAATGTCTATTTCAAAGATTCTTGCAATAATTTTTTCTACAAAATGTTGCATAGTCATACTTCTTGTTTTATCTATTATTTCTTACTTTATTAAAAGAAATTGGCGTATAACTCTTACACAACTTGTTATTTCTCTTTTGCCTATGGTTTATATTTTTGCAATTAAATTCATAGTTCATAGACCTAGGCCTTTTATTGGAGTAAAGGTTAAACTTCCACCAGATCCAAGTTTCCCAAGTGGTCATACTGCAGCAGCTGTTGCGATTTGCGCTATGATTCTTATGATTCTTTATGTATCTAATAAATCATTGTTAAAACTTGGCTTGATAATAAGCATTGTTGTTGTTGTAATAGTGGCTCTTTCTAGGCTTGTTGTTGCAGCTCACTTCCCTACTGACGTTATAACTTCTGCAATAATGTATCCAATATTAGTTATGTATAATCTTGATTTCTTTAAAAACAGTAGTTTTATTAATAGAAAAATATTAAAAAGATAA
- the mscL gene encoding large conductance mechanosensitive channel protein MscL, which yields MFNGFKKFISRGSVIDMAVGVVMGGAVTAVVNSIVKNIINPLIAIICGKPDLDGVLTITINGATISFGAVIGSVLNFLIIAVAVYFFIVLPINKLREMGVNFLNIEKEKTDEEKRKEREEKMIKVLEDIRDSVSK from the coding sequence ATGTTTAATGGTTTTAAAAAATTTATTTCTCGTGGCAGCGTTATCGACATGGCAGTCGGTGTTGTTATGGGCGGTGCTGTTACAGCAGTTGTTAATTCAATAGTTAAAAATATTATTAATCCTCTTATAGCAATAATTTGTGGAAAACCAGATTTAGATGGTGTTCTAACAATAACAATAAATGGTGCAACTATTTCGTTTGGTGCTGTTATTGGATCTGTATTAAATTTCCTTATTATTGCTGTAGCTGTTTACTTTTTCATTGTTTTGCCTATTAACAAATTGAGAGAAATGGGTGTTAATTTCTTAAATATTGAAAAAGAAAAAACAGATGAAGAAAAACGCAAAGAACGTGAAGAAAAAATGATTAAAGTATTGGAAGATATTAGAGATTCTGTTTCTAAGTAA
- a CDS encoding DUF3566 domain-containing protein has translation MSEDFETSNSKVNGESNTNSPRTIGGTASFESNGYAKRKTSQPRARRMSLSLVRVDAWSVAKVTFLLSVAGGIIQVIAAGLVWLFLNMVGVFDQVTQIVSSTGLDSNGFNLADVFSLPTILSAVTILSVVEIVILTLLSAIGALLYNVVGSLVGGIHLTLGDD, from the coding sequence ATGAGTGAGGATTTTGAAACATCCAATAGCAAAGTTAATGGCGAATCTAACACTAATTCTCCAAGAACAATTGGTGGAACAGCTAGTTTTGAATCTAATGGTTATGCCAAGAGAAAAACTAGTCAGCCGCGTGCTAGAAGAATGAGTCTTTCCTTAGTTAGGGTAGATGCGTGGTCTGTTGCAAAAGTTACTTTTCTTCTTAGCGTAGCTGGAGGAATAATTCAAGTAATTGCAGCAGGATTAGTTTGGCTATTTCTAAACATGGTTGGTGTCTTTGATCAAGTAACTCAGATTGTTTCATCAACAGGTTTGGATAGCAACGGTTTTAATCTTGCTGACGTATTCTCTCTTCCAACAATTTTAAGTGCTGTAACAATTCTTTCTGTTGTGGAAATAGTTATTTTAACACTACTTTCTGCAATTGGTGCTTTGCTATATAACGTTGTTGGTTCATTAGTTGGTGGAATCCATCTAACGCTTGGCGATGATTAA
- the gyrA gene encoding DNA gyrase subunit A, whose amino-acid sequence MVDEINAANDGEYRDQLPDGSMEPQSPQESDNTDYGLMKGARVKHMDLQQEMRESYLAYALSVIVERALPDVRDGLKPVHRRVIYAMYDGGYRPDRGYNKCSRVVGDVMGKYHPHGDSAIYDTLVRMAQSWSMRYMLVDGQGNFGSPGDDPAAAMRYTECRMAPLAMEMVRDIDKDTVDFLPNYDGKTQEPTVLPARFPNLLVNGSAGIAVGMATNIPPHNMREVADGVHWALDHPDASNSELLEALIQRIKGPDFPTGATILGHKGIEQAYRTGRGLITMRAVVNTEEIKGRMCLVVTELPYQVNPDRLAASIREAVRDGKIQGIADMRDETSGRTGQRLVLVLKRDAVPKVVLNNLYKHSQLQQTFGANMLALVDGVPRTLSLDAFIRHWVSHQLEVIDRRTRYLKREAEERDHILQGYLKALDMIDEVVALIRSSKDVDSARTGLMNLLDVDDVQADAILAMQLRRLAALERQKILDEHEELMRKIEDYNDILASPERQRKIVGDELDEIVAKYGDERRTKILPFSGEMNVEDLIAEENVVVTVTRAGYIKRTKADEYRAQHRGGKGIKGAKLREDDVVDHFFLTSTHNWLLFFTNRGRVYRIKAYELPEGSRDSKGQHVANLLQFTPGETIQAVLSIPNYDVAKYLVLATRSGKVKKTALQEYDSPRQGGLIAVRLMTNEETGEPADELIGAALCNPEDDIILVSKLGMSLKFRADDEQLRPMGRQTAGVQGMRFREGDELLDMDVVSVETSKDLLVVTNEGFAKRTAIEEYRLQGRNGYGVKAVQLAEGRGSLVGALIVEETDQVMAIMKSGKVIRSDVNEVKRTGRTTQGVTLAKPDKGDEIISIARNEERDDESENKNEEVEENTSRRNLDE is encoded by the coding sequence GTGGTAGACGAAATAAACGCCGCTAATGATGGTGAATATAGAGATCAGTTGCCTGATGGGTCTATGGAACCACAAAGTCCGCAAGAATCAGATAATACTGATTATGGCTTAATGAAAGGTGCTCGCGTAAAGCACATGGATTTGCAGCAGGAAATGCGTGAATCATATCTTGCTTATGCACTTTCTGTTATTGTTGAGCGCGCTTTACCAGATGTTCGAGATGGCTTAAAACCAGTGCATCGTCGTGTTATTTACGCTATGTATGATGGCGGCTATAGGCCAGATAGAGGGTACAACAAGTGCTCTCGCGTTGTTGGCGACGTTATGGGTAAGTATCACCCTCATGGTGATTCTGCTATCTATGACACTTTGGTTCGTATGGCTCAGTCTTGGTCAATGAGATACATGCTTGTTGATGGTCAAGGAAACTTTGGTTCCCCAGGTGATGATCCTGCAGCAGCAATGCGTTATACGGAATGCCGTATGGCGCCTCTTGCTATGGAAATGGTTCGAGATATTGACAAAGATACTGTTGATTTCTTACCAAACTACGATGGTAAAACTCAAGAACCAACAGTTTTGCCAGCTCGTTTCCCGAATCTTTTAGTTAATGGTTCTGCTGGTATTGCTGTTGGTATGGCAACAAATATTCCACCTCATAATATGCGTGAGGTTGCCGATGGTGTACATTGGGCTTTGGACCACCCAGATGCTAGTAATTCTGAGCTTCTTGAAGCTTTAATTCAGAGAATTAAAGGACCTGATTTTCCTACTGGAGCAACGATCTTAGGTCACAAGGGAATCGAGCAAGCTTACCGTACAGGCCGCGGATTAATTACAATGCGAGCAGTAGTTAATACCGAGGAAATTAAGGGACGTATGTGCTTGGTTGTTACCGAGCTTCCATACCAAGTTAATCCTGATCGCTTAGCTGCTTCTATTAGGGAAGCTGTGCGAGATGGAAAGATTCAAGGCATTGCAGATATGCGCGATGAAACGTCTGGCCGTACTGGTCAGCGTTTAGTGCTTGTTCTTAAAAGAGATGCTGTTCCAAAAGTTGTTTTGAACAACTTGTATAAGCATTCGCAGCTTCAGCAAACTTTCGGCGCTAACATGCTTGCTTTGGTTGATGGTGTGCCGCGCACTTTGAGTTTAGACGCGTTTATTCGTCATTGGGTAAGTCATCAGCTTGAAGTTATTGATAGGCGTACACGCTACTTAAAGCGTGAGGCAGAAGAGCGAGATCATATTTTGCAAGGCTATTTGAAAGCTTTGGATATGATCGATGAAGTTGTGGCTTTAATCAGATCTTCTAAAGATGTTGATTCTGCTCGTACTGGTTTGATGAATTTGCTTGATGTTGATGATGTTCAAGCAGATGCTATTCTTGCAATGCAGCTTCGTAGACTTGCAGCTTTGGAACGTCAAAAGATTCTTGACGAGCATGAAGAATTAATGCGCAAGATTGAAGATTACAACGATATTCTTGCAAGCCCAGAGCGTCAGCGCAAAATTGTTGGCGATGAGCTTGATGAAATTGTTGCTAAGTATGGTGATGAGCGCAGAACTAAGATTCTTCCATTCTCGGGAGAAATGAATGTTGAAGATCTTATTGCAGAAGAAAACGTTGTTGTTACAGTAACTCGTGCAGGCTATATTAAGCGCACAAAAGCAGACGAGTATCGTGCTCAGCACCGCGGAGGCAAAGGCATTAAGGGTGCAAAGCTTCGTGAAGATGATGTTGTAGATCACTTCTTCTTAACTTCTACACACAATTGGTTGTTGTTCTTTACTAATCGCGGACGCGTTTATCGCATTAAAGCATATGAGCTTCCAGAAGGATCAAGAGATTCTAAAGGACAGCATGTTGCTAATTTGCTTCAATTTACTCCTGGAGAAACAATTCAAGCAGTGTTATCAATTCCAAATTATGATGTAGCGAAGTATTTGGTTTTGGCAACTCGTTCTGGAAAAGTTAAGAAAACTGCTTTACAAGAATATGATTCTCCACGTCAAGGTGGTTTGATTGCTGTTCGACTAATGACAAACGAAGAAACAGGCGAACCTGCTGATGAGTTGATTGGTGCAGCTTTGTGCAATCCAGAAGACGACATTATTCTTGTTTCTAAGCTTGGAATGAGCCTTAAATTTAGGGCAGATGATGAGCAACTTCGACCAATGGGTCGCCAAACTGCAGGCGTTCAAGGCATGCGATTTAGAGAAGGCGATGAATTACTTGATATGGATGTTGTATCTGTAGAAACAAGTAAAGATCTTCTCGTTGTTACAAACGAAGGATTTGCTAAGCGAACTGCTATTGAAGAGTATCGTTTGCAAGGAAGAAACGGATACGGTGTTAAAGCTGTTCAACTTGCAGAAGGTCGCGGGTCTTTGGTTGGTGCCTTGATTGTTGAGGAAACAGATCAAGTAATGGCAATTATGAAGTCTGGTAAGGTAATTCGCTCTGATGTTAACGAGGTTAAGCGTACTGGTAGAACAACTCAAGGCGTGACTTTAGCTAAGCCAGATAAGGGTGACGAAATCATCTCTATAGCTCGTAATGAGGAAAGAGATGATGAAAGTGAAAATAAGAATGAAGAAGTAGAAGAAAATACTAGCAGAAGGAACTTAGATGAGTGA
- the gyrB gene encoding DNA topoisomerase (ATP-hydrolyzing) subunit B — protein sequence MLNTEDNSMENSVEEHKLDDAQLDDSLSPEHYDASDLRVLEGLEAVRIRPGMYIGSTGPRGLHHLVYEIVDNSVDEALAGYASHIEVTILPDNAIKVVDDGRGIPVDEVPGEGVSGVETVMTKLHAGGKFGGGGYAVSGGLHGVGISVVNALSTRVEIEVRRQGFHWTQTYVDQHPTAPLEKGKPMEEGESTGTSVTFWPDGAIFETTTYDFETLRSRFQQMAFLNKGLKISLTDLRKPDEAGDEVTGENESDSEEKHQSVSYKYDHGIKDYVDYLVKSRKAVPVEPDVIDFEAEDLEIGISAEIAMQWTVAYSEAVHTFANTISTTEGGTHEEGFRAALTSLVNRYAREKNILKEKDTNLSGDDVREGLTAVVSVKLTTPQFEGQTKTKLGNSEAKTFVQRVMTEKLGDWFDAHPSEAKNIIQKAIEASRARIAAKKARENTRRKSIFETAGMPDKLKDCQSNNPEECELFIVEGDSAGGSAIQGRDPITQAILPLRGKILNTERASIDRMMKSETIESLITAVGGGYGEDFDLSKVRYHKVIIMADADVDGAHIATLNLTLFFRYMRPMITAGYVYVAMPPLYRLKWSKGAHDFVYTDAERDRVLAEGKAAGRQLPKGEGIQRYKGLGEMSYQELWETTMDPEHRILKQIHIEDAARADETFSMLMGDEVEPRRLFIQRNAHDARFIDA from the coding sequence GTGTTAAACACTGAAGATAATTCAATGGAAAATTCTGTTGAAGAACATAAACTCGATGACGCTCAGCTTGATGATTCACTTTCTCCTGAACATTATGATGCTAGCGATCTTCGCGTTCTCGAAGGATTAGAAGCAGTTCGAATCAGACCAGGTATGTACATTGGTTCAACTGGTCCAAGAGGCTTACACCACCTTGTATACGAGATTGTAGATAATTCGGTTGATGAGGCTTTGGCTGGTTATGCTTCTCACATTGAAGTGACAATATTGCCAGACAATGCAATAAAAGTTGTGGATGACGGTAGAGGAATTCCAGTTGACGAAGTACCAGGAGAAGGCGTTTCTGGTGTTGAAACAGTTATGACTAAGCTTCATGCTGGTGGAAAGTTTGGAGGCGGCGGATACGCCGTTTCTGGTGGTTTGCATGGCGTTGGTATTTCTGTTGTTAACGCACTTTCTACACGCGTAGAAATTGAAGTTCGTCGTCAAGGATTCCACTGGACTCAAACTTATGTAGATCAGCATCCTACAGCACCATTGGAAAAAGGAAAGCCAATGGAAGAAGGTGAATCTACTGGTACATCCGTAACATTCTGGCCAGATGGTGCTATTTTTGAAACAACTACATACGATTTTGAAACATTAAGATCTAGATTCCAGCAGATGGCTTTCTTAAACAAGGGATTGAAGATCTCTTTGACTGATTTGCGTAAACCTGATGAAGCAGGTGACGAAGTCACAGGAGAAAATGAATCAGATAGCGAAGAGAAGCATCAAAGCGTTAGCTACAAGTATGATCACGGAATTAAAGATTACGTTGACTACTTGGTTAAATCTCGAAAAGCTGTTCCAGTAGAGCCAGATGTTATTGATTTTGAGGCTGAAGACCTTGAGATTGGTATTTCTGCAGAAATTGCTATGCAATGGACTGTTGCCTATTCGGAAGCGGTTCACACTTTTGCAAACACAATTTCTACTACAGAAGGTGGTACTCACGAAGAAGGCTTCCGTGCAGCGCTTACATCTCTTGTAAATCGTTATGCTCGAGAAAAGAATATCTTAAAGGAAAAAGATACTAATCTTTCTGGTGATGACGTTCGCGAAGGATTAACAGCGGTTGTTTCAGTAAAGCTTACAACTCCACAGTTTGAAGGTCAGACTAAAACCAAGCTTGGTAATTCAGAGGCTAAAACCTTTGTTCAGCGAGTAATGACTGAAAAGCTTGGAGATTGGTTTGACGCTCATCCAAGTGAAGCAAAGAACATTATTCAAAAAGCAATTGAAGCTTCTCGTGCGCGTATTGCAGCTAAGAAAGCTCGCGAAAATACTCGTAGAAAGTCAATCTTTGAAACAGCTGGAATGCCAGATAAATTGAAGGATTGCCAGTCTAATAACCCAGAAGAATGCGAGCTGTTTATAGTGGAGGGTGATTCCGCAGGTGGCTCCGCAATTCAAGGACGAGATCCTATTACTCAAGCGATTTTGCCTTTGCGCGGTAAGATTTTGAATACTGAGCGCGCTTCAATTGATCGAATGATGAAGTCGGAAACTATTGAATCCTTAATAACTGCTGTTGGAGGCGGTTATGGTGAAGACTTCGATTTAAGTAAGGTTCGATATCACAAAGTCATTATTATGGCTGATGCTGATGTTGACGGCGCTCATATTGCTACATTGAATTTAACACTGTTCTTCCGCTATATGCGTCCAATGATTACAGCAGGATACGTTTATGTTGCTATGCCGCCTCTTTACCGTTTGAAGTGGAGCAAGGGAGCACATGACTTTGTTTATACCGATGCTGAGCGTGATCGAGTTCTTGCAGAAGGTAAAGCTGCAGGCAGACAACTTCCTAAAGGCGAAGGTATTCAGCGATACAAGGGCTTGGGTGAGATGAGCTATCAGGAGCTGTGGGAAACAACGATGGACCCTGAACACAGAATCTTAAAGCAAATTCATATTGAAGATGCTGCTCGAGCTGATGAGACATTCTCAATGCTTATGGGAGACGAAGTGGAACCTCGTAGGCTCTTTATTCAACGTAATGCTCATGATGCAAGATTTATTGATGCTTAA
- a CDS encoding DUF721 domain-containing protein, whose product MKIPVNKLLKLDTRKLPEIVFSPIEKRGEKKTINEQNAYKAWESFGKPGRDPQNLYSLLGNFANQKHWNEPLAIARMREDWWKIVGKSASLNCYIDQIKDGILIVRTKSNVWYTQLSYCKPMLEKKIFEYSKNINIKEVKIVGPTSFDLSKKSNNNRFIIKNH is encoded by the coding sequence ATGAAAATTCCCGTAAATAAATTATTAAAATTAGACACTAGAAAGCTTCCTGAGATTGTTTTTTCTCCTATAGAAAAAAGGGGAGAAAAGAAAACAATAAACGAGCAAAATGCTTATAAAGCTTGGGAAAGTTTTGGAAAACCTGGTAGGGACCCACAAAATCTGTATTCGTTGCTAGGTAATTTTGCTAATCAAAAACATTGGAATGAGCCGCTTGCTATAGCAAGAATGCGAGAAGATTGGTGGAAAATAGTTGGCAAAAGTGCATCTTTAAATTGTTATATAGATCAAATAAAAGACGGTATTTTAATAGTTAGAACAAAATCAAACGTTTGGTATACACAACTTAGCTATTGCAAGCCTATGCTTGAGAAAAAAATATTTGAATATTCAAAAAATATTAATATTAAAGAAGTCAAAATAGTAGGTCCAACATCATTTGATTTAAGTAAAAAATCAAATAATAATAGGTTTATTATTAAGAATCATTAA